A genome region from Natronobeatus ordinarius includes the following:
- a CDS encoding carboxypeptidase regulatory-like domain-containing protein, with product MTTNVEQIRAVFLAALMVLSVFAIGGIGMAGSAVADDGTDDEKTLADYADDDTGVVETDGLREAIDHWRSGEIDTNLLRDVIDAWRSGDPVEVTQEITGVVTDEHENEPIEGATVSAEETKYLGAQSVDEPVTTDADGVYTIEIDEPGAYSVGVEYEGATADESVDVEEGETVTLDFALDVDREDGTIEGTVTDAAGDPIEGAEIVDRFDNVLTTTDADGTYALAVEPGEHTIRATADGYQDSKLATVPVDEDETIEGVDFELEAEAEPGEATFDLGELEGEEFEQGETYEREAGLEVNGEFAEDAEFTIQLSTEDPDGELVDIGAEDDFEVESVFIPGLAIDATEVVEDNVDDGVFYLDETVTGEQLTAADGEQLAEVTVTAGDEAQTGEYTFTAALVEFDDDGDETSQAVRTIDEEASATFEIVEALEADFDLSEIEGEEFEQGETYERDVGLEVNGDFAEDAEFAIQLSTEDPDGEPVDIGAEDDFQVESVFIPELGISATEVVEDNVDDGVFYLDETVSGDHLNAADGEQLAEVTVTAGDEAQTGEYTFTAALVEFDGDVSDGESQAIDTVGDAVDASFEIVETLE from the coding sequence ATGACAACTAACGTAGAACAAATTCGCGCTGTCTTCCTGGCAGCCCTGATGGTCCTCTCCGTCTTCGCGATCGGAGGGATCGGGATGGCCGGAAGCGCAGTCGCAGACGACGGTACCGACGACGAAAAGACACTGGCCGACTACGCCGACGACGACACCGGCGTAGTCGAAACCGACGGCCTGCGTGAGGCGATCGATCACTGGCGCAGCGGTGAGATCGACACCAACCTTCTGCGCGACGTGATCGACGCGTGGCGAAGCGGCGACCCCGTCGAGGTCACCCAGGAGATCACCGGTGTCGTGACGGACGAACACGAGAATGAACCCATCGAGGGCGCGACCGTCTCAGCTGAGGAGACCAAATACCTCGGTGCCCAGTCCGTTGACGAGCCGGTGACGACTGACGCAGACGGCGTCTACACGATTGAAATCGACGAACCCGGTGCCTACTCCGTCGGGGTCGAGTACGAGGGCGCGACCGCTGACGAGTCCGTCGATGTCGAGGAAGGCGAGACGGTCACGCTCGACTTCGCGCTCGACGTCGACCGCGAGGACGGCACCATCGAGGGCACCGTCACCGATGCTGCGGGCGACCCGATCGAGGGTGCTGAGATCGTCGACCGGTTCGACAACGTCCTCACCACGACCGACGCCGACGGCACGTACGCGCTTGCCGTCGAGCCCGGCGAACACACGATCCGCGCAACCGCCGACGGCTACCAGGACTCCAAACTGGCGACCGTTCCCGTCGACGAGGACGAGACCATCGAGGGCGTCGACTTCGAACTCGAGGCAGAGGCCGAACCTGGTGAAGCCACGTTCGACCTCGGCGAACTCGAGGGCGAGGAGTTCGAACAGGGCGAGACCTACGAGCGTGAGGCCGGACTCGAGGTCAACGGCGAGTTTGCCGAGGACGCCGAGTTCACCATCCAGCTGTCCACCGAGGACCCCGACGGCGAGCTCGTCGACATCGGCGCCGAAGACGACTTCGAGGTCGAGAGCGTCTTCATCCCCGGCCTGGCCATCGACGCCACCGAGGTCGTCGAGGACAACGTCGACGACGGCGTCTTCTACCTCGACGAGACGGTGACCGGCGAACAGCTCACTGCCGCCGACGGCGAGCAGCTCGCCGAAGTGACCGTCACCGCCGGCGACGAAGCCCAGACCGGCGAGTACACGTTCACGGCCGCGCTCGTCGAGTTCGACGACGACGGGGACGAGACGTCACAGGCCGTCCGCACGATCGACGAGGAAGCCAGCGCGACCTTCGAGATCGTCGAGGCACTCGAGGCCGACTTCGACCTCAGCGAGATCGAGGGTGAGGAGTTCGAACAGGGCGAGACCTACGAGCGTGATGTGGGACTCGAAGTCAACGGCGACTTCGCCGAGGACGCCGAGTTCGCCATCCAGCTGTCAACCGAGGACCCCGACGGCGAACCCGTCGACATCGGCGCCGAAGACGACTTCCAAGTCGAGAGCGTCTTCATCCCTGAGCTGGGTATCAGCGCGACCGAGGTCGTCGAGGATAACGTCGACGACGGCGTCTTTTACCTCGACGAGACGGTCTCCGGCGACCACCTCAACGCCGCCGACGGCGAGCAACTCGCCGAGGTAACGGTTACCGCTGGCGACGAAGCCCAGACCGGCGAGTACACGTTCACGGCCGCACTGGTCGAGTTCGACGGCGACGTCAGTGACGGGGAGTCACAGGCTATCGACACGGTCGGCGATGCAGTCGACGCGTCCTTCGAGATCGTCGAGACGCTCGAGTAG
- a CDS encoding ABC transporter permease — translation MSRFRGAVGLGLRGVGYRRERTLLAIAGVALAVLSITLLAGVGVGVLETGEESFDSADRDLWIDGGPIALSPADVGGVRPTLTDAHQTADEIAAHDDVSAAVPMGFQTVFVGTDEDDFDRLLAVGVSGGGSALSLQEGEGFSDSDTHYANGTYGGPMSHEVIVDPETAARYDLEVGDQLHVGGTTSNARANEFTVVGISSSLDEFTGGETVVLYLSELQTLTGTSGTDEATFITVTVEDDADVAAVQAELQETYPELDVRTNREQLEEILGDQLLVIAAGITLAVLAVTGGAVLLVTLLTLSIHHQRQEFAALRAIGVSRSTIATIAATQGFSYALLGGIVGVLATPVCAAALDALASELTGFDDLVRVDTTILLVGFGLATTIGVVAGLYAAWRVTRVPALHVLTR, via the coding sequence ATGAGTCGCTTCCGTGGTGCCGTCGGCCTCGGCCTCCGTGGGGTCGGCTACCGCCGTGAACGGACCCTCCTGGCGATCGCCGGAGTCGCCCTGGCCGTCCTCTCGATCACGCTGCTGGCCGGCGTCGGCGTCGGCGTTCTGGAGACCGGCGAAGAGTCGTTCGACAGCGCCGACCGCGATCTCTGGATCGACGGCGGCCCGATCGCGCTCTCGCCGGCCGACGTCGGTGGCGTTCGACCGACGCTCACGGACGCCCATCAAACGGCAGACGAGATCGCCGCCCACGACGACGTCTCCGCGGCGGTCCCGATGGGCTTCCAGACGGTCTTCGTCGGCACCGACGAGGACGACTTCGACCGACTGCTCGCCGTCGGCGTCAGCGGCGGCGGAAGCGCCCTGTCACTCCAGGAGGGCGAGGGGTTCTCGGATTCCGATACGCACTACGCCAACGGCACCTACGGCGGCCCGATGAGCCACGAGGTCATCGTCGATCCCGAAACCGCCGCCCGGTACGACCTCGAGGTCGGCGATCAGCTCCACGTCGGCGGCACCACCAGCAACGCCCGCGCCAACGAGTTTACCGTCGTCGGCATCTCCTCCTCGCTCGATGAGTTTACCGGCGGGGAGACGGTCGTGCTCTACCTCAGCGAACTCCAGACGCTAACCGGGACCAGCGGCACCGACGAGGCGACGTTCATCACAGTGACTGTCGAGGACGATGCGGACGTCGCGGCCGTACAGGCAGAGCTCCAGGAAACCTACCCGGAACTCGACGTCCGAACGAACCGCGAACAACTCGAGGAGATTCTCGGTGATCAGCTCCTCGTCATCGCAGCCGGCATCACACTCGCCGTTCTGGCCGTCACCGGCGGCGCAGTGTTGCTGGTGACGCTGCTCACGCTCTCGATTCACCACCAGCGCCAGGAGTTCGCCGCCCTGCGAGCGATCGGCGTCTCGCGCTCGACGATCGCGACGATCGCCGCGACGCAGGGGTTCAGTTACGCGCTCCTCGGCGGCATCGTCGGCGTCCTGGCGACGCCGGTGTGTGCAGCAGCGCTCGATGCGCTCGCCTCCGAACTCACGGGCTTCGACGACCTCGTGCGAGTCGATACGACGATCCTCCTCGTCGGGTTCGGACTGGCGACGACGATCGGCGTCGTTGCCGGGCTGTACGCCGCCTGGCGCGTGACTCGAGTGCCGGCCCTGCACGTCCTCACGCGGTAG
- a CDS encoding carboxypeptidase-like regulatory domain-containing protein produces the protein METRVAAAHLLVVVVLAAVLSVGVAGGVTAAGGDFVISGDDGQTVDVPPRTVTADGTEFEVSSVIVVDESESVPVDVTAPNDDVYSTNLYNADEEIVDFSRGEGTQTHDFDAAALEGAGTYSLGVVQDGSLEAIKPVVVSGYDFDVAIPDELPTDETAEIEITVVPSAADGAPDSVELVLANGGDETRIEADSEGSNTYVATFDVDSLENGAYDAYAVAVEGSDEPIPVGVSDRHGVAVVEPTEEPDGALAGTVADRETGDPIPAVDVTLSASGESIDATTTDDDGTYLLEELEAGEYDLEWDADGYESALETVTVVSEETKTVDAELVAVDEGDGDEGDGDEGDEGDGDEGDGDEGDEGDGDEGDEGDEGDGDEGDGDEGDEGDGDEGDGDEGDEGDGDEGDEGDGDEGDGDEGDEGDGDEGDGDEGDEGDGDEGDGDEGDEGDGDEGDGDEGDEGDGDEGDGDEGDEGDGDEGDESDGGEGDGDEGDGDERTGGSDERDGGNDGNGGDSDESNDESDRTDGDGSEGAGDEGAGDDGDSERETEATDEGATTDDDVGQERTESAGGEADGDDALDPNLPDEHSSDPDESGADDVGLPFVALTVLALASVLAYALRTR, from the coding sequence ATGGAAACTCGAGTTGCCGCTGCACACCTCCTCGTCGTGGTCGTGCTGGCGGCGGTTCTTTCGGTCGGTGTCGCTGGCGGCGTGACGGCGGCAGGCGGCGACTTTGTGATCAGTGGAGACGATGGACAGACCGTCGACGTTCCACCGCGGACGGTAACCGCCGACGGGACCGAGTTCGAGGTGTCGTCGGTCATCGTCGTCGACGAATCCGAGTCCGTCCCCGTCGACGTGACGGCACCGAACGACGACGTCTACTCGACGAACCTGTACAACGCGGACGAAGAGATCGTCGACTTCAGTAGAGGGGAGGGCACCCAGACACACGACTTCGACGCCGCCGCCCTGGAGGGCGCTGGAACGTACAGCCTCGGCGTCGTTCAGGATGGCTCACTCGAGGCGATCAAACCGGTGGTCGTCTCCGGATACGACTTCGACGTCGCGATCCCCGACGAACTTCCGACCGACGAGACGGCCGAGATCGAGATCACCGTGGTGCCGTCGGCAGCCGATGGGGCCCCAGACAGCGTCGAACTCGTGCTCGCCAACGGGGGCGACGAGACGCGGATCGAGGCTGATTCTGAGGGGAGCAACACTTACGTCGCGACGTTCGACGTCGACTCGCTCGAGAACGGCGCGTACGACGCGTACGCGGTGGCGGTTGAGGGCTCCGACGAACCGATCCCGGTCGGCGTGAGCGACAGACACGGCGTCGCCGTCGTCGAGCCGACGGAGGAGCCTGACGGCGCCCTCGCGGGAACGGTCGCGGACCGAGAGACCGGCGACCCGATCCCGGCTGTGGACGTCACGCTGTCTGCGTCCGGCGAGTCGATCGACGCCACGACGACCGACGACGACGGCACGTACCTCCTCGAGGAACTCGAAGCCGGCGAGTACGACCTCGAGTGGGACGCAGACGGATACGAGTCGGCGCTCGAGACGGTGACTGTCGTCTCTGAGGAGACGAAAACGGTCGACGCCGAGCTGGTAGCGGTCGACGAGGGTGACGGTGACGAAGGCGATGGTGACGAGGGCGACGAAGGCGATGGCGACGAGGGTGATGGTGACGAGGGCGACGAGGGTGATGGCGACGAGGGCGACGAGGGCGACGAGGGCGATGGCGACGAGGGTGATGGTGACGAGGGTGACGAGGGTGATGGCGACGAAGGCGATGGTGACGAGGGTGACGAGGGTGATGGCGACGAAGGCGACGAGGGTGATGGCGACGAAGGCGATGGTGACGAGGGCGACGAGGGTGATGGCGACGAAGGCGATGGTGACGAGGGCGACGAGGGTGATGGCGACGAAGGCGATGGTGACGAGGGCGACGAGGGTGATGGCGACGAAGGCGATGGTGACGAGGGCGACGAGGGTGATGGCGACGAAGGCGATGGTGACGAGGGCGACGAGGGTGATGGCGACGAAGGCGACGAGAGCGATGGTGGCGAGGGCGATGGTGACGAGGGCGATGGCGACGAGCGAACTGGTGGAAGCGACGAGCGCGATGGCGGAAACGATGGGAACGGTGGGGACAGCGACGAGAGCAACGACGAATCGGACCGGACCGACGGTGATGGGAGCGAGGGAGCCGGCGACGAAGGCGCTGGTGACGACGGCGATAGCGAACGCGAAACCGAAGCCACCGACGAAGGAGCCACCACGGACGACGACGTCGGCCAGGAACGCACCGAGTCCGCAGGCGGCGAAGCCGACGGTGACGACGCGCTGGATCCGAACCTCCCGGACGAGCACTCGAGCGACCCCGACGAATCCGGGGCTGACGACGTCGGACTGCCGTTCGTCGCGCTGACCGTGCTCGCACTCGCCAGCGTCCTGGCGTACGCGCTCCGAACGCGGTGA
- the glmS gene encoding glutamine--fructose-6-phosphate transaminase (isomerizing) encodes MCGIIGYVGETEEHDALDVLLEGLSGLEYRGYDSAGIALANGSIAVRKKEGELSALESALEGEALAGDAVGIGHTRWSTHGPPSDRNAHPHTDADGRVAVVHNGIIENYQPLREELADGGVTFESDTDTEVVPHLIAAFLEAGLDREDAFRRAIGRLEGSYAIAAVFEGEETIYAARNESPLVLGLGDDGHYLASDVPAFIRYTDRVIYVDDGEFATLTPETVTVTDADGRVVETTVETIEWDAEDAGKSGYDHYMLKEIHEQPSALRECLRGRVNELERSITLEELPALEWEGPVQFVACGTSYHAAMFGAGLLESRGVPARPYLASEYTAAERPVGPDSLVVAVTQSGETADTMRALREANAAGATTVGVTNVVGSSAAREADHVLYIRAGPEIGVAATKSFASQQAALTMLACALSETDAGDVVRALRDVPDGIQTVLDTSTAREVAEAYEDADAYFFIGRGPQYPVALEGALKLKEITYKHAEGFAAGELKHGPLALVTDNTPVFAVVVGDGERARKTVGNVKEVEARGAPVVAVTDGQTDIERYADHVLEVPAGDELAGAILANVQLQLVSYWVAHRLDRSIDKPRNLAKSVTVE; translated from the coding sequence ATGTGTGGGATCATCGGCTACGTCGGCGAAACCGAAGAGCACGACGCCCTCGACGTCTTACTCGAGGGGCTCTCGGGGCTCGAGTACCGCGGCTACGACTCTGCAGGCATCGCACTCGCCAACGGGTCGATCGCCGTCCGCAAGAAAGAAGGCGAGCTCTCGGCGCTCGAGTCGGCGCTCGAGGGCGAAGCGCTCGCGGGCGACGCGGTCGGCATCGGCCACACTCGCTGGAGCACGCACGGCCCGCCGTCGGATCGCAACGCCCACCCCCACACCGACGCCGACGGCCGGGTCGCCGTCGTCCACAACGGCATCATCGAGAACTACCAGCCCCTGCGCGAGGAGCTCGCCGACGGCGGCGTCACGTTCGAGAGCGACACCGACACCGAGGTCGTCCCGCACCTGATCGCAGCGTTCCTCGAGGCGGGCCTCGACCGGGAGGACGCGTTTCGGCGGGCGATCGGTCGCCTCGAGGGCAGTTACGCGATCGCGGCGGTCTTCGAGGGCGAAGAGACCATCTACGCCGCCCGAAACGAGTCGCCGCTCGTGCTCGGGCTCGGCGACGACGGCCACTACCTCGCGAGCGACGTCCCGGCGTTCATCCGCTACACCGACCGGGTGATCTACGTCGACGACGGCGAGTTCGCCACGCTCACCCCCGAGACGGTCACCGTCACCGACGCCGACGGCCGGGTCGTCGAGACGACCGTCGAGACGATCGAGTGGGATGCCGAAGACGCCGGCAAGAGCGGCTACGACCACTACATGCTCAAGGAGATCCACGAACAGCCGTCGGCGCTGCGGGAGTGTCTCCGCGGCCGCGTGAACGAACTCGAGCGCTCGATCACCCTCGAGGAGCTGCCCGCCCTCGAGTGGGAGGGCCCCGTCCAGTTCGTCGCCTGTGGCACCTCCTATCACGCGGCGATGTTCGGCGCGGGACTGCTCGAGTCCCGGGGCGTCCCGGCGCGGCCCTACCTGGCCAGTGAGTACACCGCCGCCGAGCGCCCCGTCGGGCCGGACTCGCTCGTCGTCGCGGTCACCCAGAGCGGCGAGACGGCCGACACGATGCGCGCCTTGCGGGAGGCCAACGCCGCCGGCGCGACGACCGTCGGCGTCACGAACGTCGTCGGTAGCTCGGCCGCCCGGGAGGCCGACCACGTCCTCTACATCCGTGCCGGGCCCGAAATCGGCGTCGCCGCGACCAAGTCCTTCGCGAGCCAGCAGGCGGCGCTGACGATGCTCGCGTGTGCGCTGAGCGAAACCGACGCCGGCGACGTCGTCCGCGCGCTCCGGGACGTCCCCGACGGCATCCAGACCGTCCTCGACACCTCCACTGCCCGCGAGGTCGCCGAGGCCTACGAGGACGCCGACGCCTACTTCTTCATCGGCCGAGGGCCACAGTACCCCGTCGCGCTCGAGGGGGCGCTGAAGCTGAAAGAGATCACGTACAAACACGCCGAGGGCTTCGCCGCCGGCGAGCTGAAACACGGCCCGCTGGCGCTCGTCACCGACAACACGCCGGTGTTCGCCGTCGTCGTCGGTGACGGCGAACGCGCCCGCAAGACCGTTGGCAACGTCAAGGAGGTCGAAGCCCGCGGCGCTCCCGTCGTCGCCGTCACCGACGGCCAGACTGACATCGAACGCTACGCCGACCACGTCCTCGAGGTGCCCGCTGGCGACGAACTCGCCGGGGCGATTCTCGCGAACGTCCAGCTCCAGCTCGTCTCCTACTGGGTCGCACACCGGCTTGACCGGTCGATCGACAAACCGCGGAACCTCGCCAAGAGCGTCACTGTGGAGTGA
- a CDS encoding DUF1616 domain-containing protein yields MADRDSLRLLLPRPIRQLPADLAAVLVWTALVNVAVFAPLIRETVLRIPLGLVFVLFIPGYAFIAALFPEAGESPTADDLEESDPDAEDDPDAEESADAFWALADRSGIDGIERVALSFGLSIAIVPLLGLVLNFTPWGIRLTPIMVAVTAFTVATTAVAAVRRRQLPADERFQVPYRDWLEAGRAELLEPETRLDGVLNVLLVLSILLAVGTLTFAIVVPPQGEQFSAIYILTEDDDGDRVAANYPTEFELGQPQEIVVGVDNHEHDTVDYTVVVLEQEVTHAGNETVVEQQRELDRYSPRLAHNESWLHSHALEPTLVGEDVRLVWLLYVDEVPEEPSMDDTEYSVHLWVDVEAPADAD; encoded by the coding sequence ATGGCCGATAGGGATTCGCTTCGGCTGCTCCTGCCGCGACCGATTCGGCAGCTGCCGGCGGACCTCGCGGCCGTCCTCGTCTGGACGGCGCTCGTGAACGTCGCCGTCTTCGCCCCGCTCATCCGCGAGACGGTGCTGCGGATCCCGCTCGGGCTCGTCTTCGTTCTCTTCATCCCTGGCTACGCGTTCATCGCGGCGCTGTTCCCCGAGGCGGGCGAGTCGCCGACGGCCGACGACCTCGAGGAATCCGACCCCGACGCCGAGGACGACCCCGACGCCGAGGAGTCAGCCGACGCGTTCTGGGCGCTCGCGGACCGGTCGGGCATCGACGGCATCGAGCGCGTCGCACTCTCCTTCGGGCTGAGCATCGCGATCGTCCCGCTGCTCGGGCTCGTGCTCAACTTCACTCCCTGGGGCATCCGCCTCACCCCGATCATGGTCGCCGTCACCGCCTTCACCGTCGCGACGACCGCCGTCGCCGCCGTCCGGCGACGGCAGCTCCCCGCCGACGAGCGGTTCCAGGTCCCCTACCGCGACTGGCTCGAGGCGGGCCGCGCGGAACTGCTCGAACCGGAGACCCGCCTCGACGGCGTCCTGAACGTCTTGCTCGTGCTCTCGATCCTGCTCGCAGTCGGCACCCTCACCTTCGCCATCGTCGTCCCGCCCCAGGGCGAACAGTTCTCGGCGATCTACATCCTGACCGAGGACGACGACGGCGACCGCGTCGCCGCGAACTACCCGACCGAGTTCGAACTCGGGCAGCCCCAGGAGATCGTCGTCGGCGTCGACAACCACGAACACGACACCGTCGACTACACCGTGGTGGTCCTCGAGCAGGAAGTCACCCACGCGGGCAACGAGACGGTCGTCGAGCAACAGCGCGAGCTCGACCGATACTCACCCCGCCTCGCGCACAACGAGTCGTGGCTCCACAGCCACGCCCTCGAGCCGACGCTCGTCGGCGAGGACGTCCGGCTCGTCTGGCTGCTCTACGTCGACGAGGTGCCCGAGGAGCCATCGATGGACGACACCGAGTACAGCGTCCACCTCTGGGTCGACGTCGAGGCGCCCGCGGACGCCGACTGA
- a CDS encoding DUF58 domain-containing protein → MYATRRLWAGFVLVAALTAFAAVLERPLLVAGAALLGAWLLAQQVAFVVELARVREALSVDQDVERRGVRTGETTVATLEARLDRPARLPLSLAGGLPTATTAEAPLALSLAPGERQDAVATTARWPVAGRHRFSAATVTVASPYVGERFPVGPTPAVTVASRGSRRVHVGSGGTRIAAYGSHDGGQLGSGVEPSELREYTSSDTVRRIDWKATARLGTPYVREYETETDRQTLLIVDARPSTTVGPPGETKLEYLRDVALAMAEAARRQDDPVGLLTVASDGGYLEPASGPGPYTAVRRRLLDLEVGRRDGHAGGPTSETAGDSLAATLTRSRLGRRNHRSAFVDDDRFARTLRPFYADRGSTTVDSTGHPLPDAVRAALGHSRRRLSTIVFTDDSRPAELHDLVTLARQRGHELTLVLAPSVLYEPGGLAELDQAYARYLEFEELRRELARVDGVTALEAGPGDRLSAVLAAGRTRGERRG, encoded by the coding sequence GTGTACGCCACACGCCGACTGTGGGCGGGGTTCGTCCTCGTCGCCGCCCTCACCGCGTTCGCTGCCGTGCTCGAGCGACCACTGCTGGTCGCCGGCGCGGCCCTGCTCGGCGCGTGGCTCCTCGCACAGCAGGTGGCGTTCGTCGTCGAACTCGCACGCGTACGCGAGGCGCTCTCGGTCGACCAGGACGTCGAACGCCGCGGGGTCCGGACGGGCGAGACGACCGTCGCGACGCTCGAGGCCCGGCTCGATCGGCCGGCGCGGCTTCCTCTCTCGCTCGCCGGCGGGCTGCCGACGGCCACGACGGCCGAGGCGCCGCTCGCGCTCTCGCTGGCGCCAGGCGAGCGCCAGGACGCCGTCGCGACGACGGCACGCTGGCCCGTTGCCGGTCGCCATCGCTTCTCGGCGGCGACGGTGACGGTGGCGTCGCCGTACGTCGGTGAACGGTTTCCGGTCGGCCCGACGCCAGCGGTCACCGTCGCATCGCGTGGATCACGACGCGTCCACGTGGGCTCGGGCGGCACCCGCATCGCCGCCTACGGCTCCCACGACGGCGGTCAGCTCGGCTCGGGCGTCGAACCCTCGGAGCTGCGCGAGTACACGAGCAGCGACACCGTCAGACGGATCGACTGGAAGGCGACGGCCCGCCTCGGCACGCCGTACGTCCGCGAGTACGAGACCGAGACCGACCGACAGACCCTCCTCATCGTCGACGCGCGGCCCTCGACGACGGTCGGACCGCCCGGGGAGACGAAACTCGAGTACCTCCGCGACGTCGCACTCGCGATGGCCGAAGCCGCCCGACGGCAGGACGATCCGGTGGGGCTGTTGACGGTCGCCTCCGACGGGGGCTACCTCGAGCCGGCGTCCGGGCCGGGACCGTACACGGCCGTCCGCCGCCGGCTGCTCGACCTCGAGGTGGGCCGACGCGACGGCCACGCTGGTGGCCCGACGTCGGAAACGGCCGGCGACAGCCTCGCCGCCACGCTCACGCGCTCGCGACTCGGTCGCCGAAATCACCGGTCGGCGTTCGTCGACGACGATCGGTTCGCGCGAACGCTTCGCCCCTTCTACGCCGATCGCGGCTCGACCACCGTCGACTCGACCGGTCACCCGCTCCCGGACGCCGTCCGCGCGGCGCTCGGCCACTCCCGACGCCGGCTGTCGACGATCGTCTTCACCGACGACAGCCGGCCGGCCGAGCTGCACGACCTCGTGACGCTGGCGCGCCAGCGAGGCCACGAACTCACCCTCGTGCTCGCCCCGTCGGTGCTCTACGAACCCGGCGGGCTGGCCGAGCTCGATCAGGCGTACGCCCGCTACCTCGAGTTCGAGGAGCTCCGACGCGAGCTGGCGCGGGTCGACGGCGTCACCGCGCTCGAAGCCGGCCCCGGTGACCGGCTGTCGGCGGTGCTGGCCGCCGGCCGCACGCGAGGTGAGCGCCGTGGCTGA
- a CDS encoding sugar phosphate nucleotidyltransferase: MENYSAIVLAAGEGSRLRPLTRHRPKPMLPVATRPVLECVFDELLEAGITDLTVVVGYGRERVQSHFGPTYRNVPIRYVTQEKQLGSGHALLQAADAVDGPCLVVNGDQLVDRRIVSDVLAGHDGDATLGLIHRRDVSEYGGVLLDDDGTVDEIVERPRDDRNYLLNAGVYALEPDVFETIRAAEPRAGEHSLTDGLSALLDSGATVTGVVSEGVWVDATYPWDLLALADAAFEHGFADTQVADSARVHETATLVEPVVVAEDCVVGPGAVVGPGTCLGENVTVGANAVVEGSAVDADTRLGPTVSLRDCVTGRGVRIGAGSTVVGGPGDVQIEGTVHRNRRLGAVLADRVTDEGGVTYAPGAVVGSSAVVHAGSTVRGTVAADVEVRG, from the coding sequence ATGGAGAATTACTCCGCGATCGTCCTCGCAGCGGGGGAGGGAAGTCGGCTGCGGCCGCTGACGCGACACCGACCGAAGCCGATGCTGCCGGTGGCGACGAGGCCGGTCCTCGAGTGCGTCTTCGACGAGTTGCTCGAGGCCGGAATCACCGATCTCACCGTCGTCGTCGGTTACGGCCGCGAGCGCGTCCAGTCGCACTTCGGACCGACCTACCGGAACGTGCCGATCCGCTACGTCACCCAGGAGAAACAGCTCGGGAGCGGCCACGCGCTCCTCCAGGCCGCCGACGCCGTCGACGGCCCGTGTCTCGTCGTCAACGGCGACCAGCTGGTCGATCGCCGGATCGTCAGCGACGTGCTCGCGGGCCACGACGGCGACGCCACGCTCGGGCTGATCCACCGCCGCGACGTCAGCGAGTACGGCGGCGTCCTCCTCGACGACGACGGCACCGTCGACGAGATCGTCGAGCGCCCGCGCGACGACCGCAACTACCTGCTGAACGCCGGCGTCTACGCGCTCGAGCCCGACGTCTTCGAGACGATCCGGGCGGCCGAGCCGCGCGCGGGCGAACACTCGCTTACCGACGGCCTCTCGGCGCTGCTCGACTCGGGGGCGACGGTCACGGGCGTCGTCTCCGAGGGCGTCTGGGTCGACGCGACCTACCCGTGGGACCTGCTGGCGCTGGCCGACGCCGCTTTCGAACACGGCTTCGCCGACACGCAGGTCGCCGACTCGGCGCGTGTCCACGAGACGGCGACGCTCGTCGAGCCCGTCGTCGTCGCCGAGGACTGCGTGGTCGGCCCCGGCGCCGTGGTCGGGCCCGGCACCTGCCTCGGGGAGAACGTCACCGTCGGCGCGAACGCCGTCGTCGAGGGGAGCGCCGTCGACGCCGACACCCGCCTCGGGCCGACCGTCTCGCTTCGCGACTGCGTCACCGGCCGCGGGGTCCGCATCGGCGCGGGCTCGACGGTCGTCGGCGGCCCCGGCGACGTCCAGATCGAGGGCACCGTCCATCGGAACCGCCGGCTCGGGGCGGTGCTCGCCGACCGCGTCACCGACGAGGGCGGCGTCACGTACGCGCCGGGGGCGGTCGTCGGCTCGAGTGCCGTCGTCCACGCCGGCTCGACCGTCCGTGGCACCGTCGCGGCGGACGTGGAGGTGCGTGGCTGA